From Salarias fasciatus chromosome 5, fSalaFa1.1, whole genome shotgun sequence, a single genomic window includes:
- the col2a1b gene encoding collagen, type II, alpha 1b — MLSLLDSRTVLLLVATQACLLAVVRCQEDEQEDAFSCVQDGQRYSDKDVWKPEPCRICVCDTGTVLCDEIVCEELKDCPKPEIPFGECCPICAADQSPPIGAPGAKGQKGEPGDITDVVGPRGPAGPMGPPGEQGPRGARGEKGEKGSPGPRGRDGEPGTPGNPGPPGPPGPNGPPGLGGNFAAQMAGGFDEKAGGAQMGVMQGPMGPMGPRGPPGPSGSPGPQGFQGNPGEAGEPGQSGPMGPRGPPGPPGKPGDDGEAGKPGKGGERGPTGPQGARGFPGTPGLPGIKGHRGYPGLDGAKGETGAVGAKGEAGAPGENGAPGPMGPRGLPGERGRPGPSGAAGARGNDGLSGPAGPPGPVGPAGAPGFPGSPGAKGEAGPTGARGPEGAQGPRGESGTPGSSGPSGASGNPGTDGIPGAKGSAGAPGIAGAPGFPGPRGPPGPQGATGPLGPKGTSGDPGIPGFKGEAGPKGEIGPAGLQGPNGPQGEEGKRGPRGEPGAAGPLGPPGERGAPGNRGFPGQDGLAGPKGAPGERGPSGASGPKGANGDPGRPGEPGLPGARGLTGRPGDAGPQGKVGPSGAAGEDGRPGPPGPQGARGQPGVMGFPGPKGATGEPGKSGEKGLLGAPGLRGLPGKDGETGAAGPPGPAGPAGERGEQGQPGPSGFQGLPGPPGPPGEGGKPGDQGVPGEAGAAGATGPRGERGFPGERGAAGPQGLQGPRGLPGTPGTDGPKGAIGPAGTGGAQGPPGLQGMPGERGAAGIPGPKGDRGDLGEKGPEGAPGKDGARGLTGPIGPPGPGGPNGEKGESGPAGPSGAPGTRGAPGDRGETGPPGPAGFAGPPGADGQPGTKGEQGESGQKGDAGAPGPQGPSGAPGPAGPTGVSGPKGARGAQGPSGATGFPGAAGRVGPPGPNGNPGPAGPAGPPGKDGPKGVRGDGGPPGRQGDAGLRGPAGASGEKGDAGEDGPPGPPGPSGPAGLAGQRGIVGLPGQRGERGFPGLPGPSGEPGKQGSPGGSGDRGPPGPVGPPGLTGPAGEPGREGNPGSDGPPGRDGATGVKGDRGNTGPAGAPGAPGAPGASGPVGPTGKQGDRGEPGAQGPAGPPGPAGARGMPGPQGPRGDKGEAGEAGERGQKGHRGFTGLQGLPGPPGQAGDQGATGPAGPAGQRGPPGPVGPAGKDGSNGLPGPIGPPGPRGRSGETGPSGPPGNPGPPGPPGPPGPGIDMSAFAGLGQTEKSPDPLRYMRADQAAGNLRQHDAEVDATLKSLNNQIENIRSPEGSKKNPARTCRDLKLCHPDWKSGEYWIDPNQGCTVDAIKVFCNMETGESCVQPKPSGIPRKNWWSSKSKDRKHIWFGETMNGGFHFSYGDDSLAPNTAAIQMTFLRLLSTEASQNLTYHCKNSVAYMDASTGNLKKAVLLQGSNDVEIRAEGNSRFTYSVMEDGCTKHTGHWGKTVMEYRSQKTSRLPIVDIAPMDIGGADQEFGVDVGPVCFL; from the exons aggaggatgCTTTTAGCTGTGTACAGGATGGACAGCGGTATAGTGATAAGGACGTATGGAAACCAGAGCCTTGtcgcatctgtgtgtgtgacactgGAACCGTCCTGTGTGATGAGATTGTCTGCGAGGAGCTAAAAGACTGCCCCAAACCTGAAATCCCATTTGGAGAGTGCTGCCCCATCTGCGCTGCTGACCAGTCGCCACCCATTG GAGCACCCGGAGCAAAG GGTCAGAAAGGTGAACCCGGAGACATTACTGAT GTTGTAGGACCAAGAGGACCAGCTGGCCCCATG GGCCCTCCAGGAGAGCAAGGACCCCGCGGAgcgagaggagagaaaggagagaag GGAAGCCCTGGTCCCCGTGGCAGAGATGGTGAGCCCGGCACCCCCGGAAACCCCGGCCCCcctggacctccaggacctaATGGCCCCCCTGGCCTCGGTGGG AACTTTGCTGCTCAGATGGCCGGAGGTTTCGATGAGAAGGCTGGCGGCGCACAGATGGGCGTGATGCAAGGACCAATG GGCCCTATGGGACCAAGAGGACCGCCTGGCCCCTCCGGATCACCT GGCCCACAAGGTTTCCAAGGCAACccaggagaggctggagagccCGGACAATCT GGCCCCATGGGTCCCCGTGGACCTCCTGGACCCCCTGGAAAACCTGGAGATGAT GGTGAAGCTGGCAAACCTGGTAAAGGAGGTGAGCGTGGACCGACTGGACCTCAG GGAGCTCGTGGATTCCCAGGAACCCCTGGTCTGCCGGGCATCAAAGGACACAGA GGTTACCCCGGTCTTGATGGTGCAAAGGGAGAAACCGGAGCCGTTGGTGCAAAG GGTGAGGCTGGCGCTCCTGGAGAGAACGGTGCTCCTGGACCCATG GGACCTCGCGGTTTGCCTGGTGAGAGAGGACGCCCCGGACCCAGCGGAGCTGCT gGAGCTCGTGGAAATGATGGCTTGTCCGGTCCTGCCGGTCCTCCC GGTCCCGTtggtcctgctggagctccgggTTTCCCTGGCTCTCCTGGTGCAAAG GGAGAAGCTGGACCGACTGGCGCTCGTGGACCGGAGGGTGCTCAGGGACCCCGAGGAGAGTCAGGTACTCCTGGATCATCTGGACCTTCTGGAGCTTCT GGTAATCCTGGAACCGACGGCATCCCTGGAGCTAAAGGATCAGCT GGTGCTCCTGGTATCGCCGGTGCTCCTGGTTTCCCCGGACCTCGAGGACCTCCTGGGCCTCAGGGGGCCACCGGACCACTCGGACCTAAAGGAACATCT GGAGATCCAGGTATTCCAGGATTCAAGGGAGAGGCTGGACCCAAAGGAGAAATC GGACCAGCTGGTCTTCAGGGACCAAACGGCCCACAGGGAGAGGAAGGCAAGAGAGGACCCAGGGGTGAGCCTGGCGCTGCTGGACCACTCGGACCTCCAGGAGAGAGA GGAGCCCCCGGTAACCGTGGTTTCCCCGGTCAGGATGGTCTGGCGGGTCCCAAG GGAGCCCCAGGTGAGCGAGGACCCTCTGGGGCCAGCGGTCCCAAGGGAGCCAACGGTGACCCTGGACGTCCCGGAGAGCCCGGTCTGCCCGGTGCCAGA GGTCTGACTGGACGCCCTGGTGATGCTGGTCCTCAAGGCAAAGTTGGACCCTCt GGAGCTGCTGGTGAGGATGGTCGCCCCGGACCCCCCGGACCGCAGGGCGCCCGCGGACAGCCTGGCGTTATGGGATTCCCTGGACCCAAAGGAGCAACT ggcgAACCTGGAAAGTCTGGTGAGAAAGGACTGCTTGGAGCTCCGGGTCTAAGA gGTCTGCCTGGTAAAGATGGAGAAACTGGCGCAGCTGGACCCCCAGGCCCTGCA ggtcctgctggagaaagaggagagcaaGGACAGCCGGGCCCCTCAGGCTTCCAG GGTCTGCCTGGACCTCCTGGCCCCCCAGGTGAAGGAGGCAAGCCCGGAGACCAG GGCGTCCCAGGAGAGGCTGGCGCTGCCGGTGCCACTGGACCTAGA GGCGAGCGAGGTTTCCccggagagagaggagccgCCGGTCCtcagggtctgcagggaccGAGAGGTCTGCCGGGAACTCCTGGAACTGACGGACCCAAG GGAGCGATCGGACCTGCTGGGACCGGCGGAGCTCAGGGACCCCCTGGTCTGCAGGGTATGCCCGGAGAGCGAGGAGCTGCTGGCATTCCTGGACCCAAAGGAGACAGA GGTGACCTTGGAGAGAAGGGACCTGAAGGTGCTCCTGGAAAAGACGGTGCTAGA GGCCTCACGGGTCCCATCGGTCCTCCGGGCCCTGGTGGTCCCAACGGTGAGAAG GGTGAATCTGGTCCTGCTGGCCCCTCTGGAGCTCCTGGTACCCGCGGTGCTCCC GGCGACAGGGGAGAGactggacctcctggacccGCTGGTTTTGCTGGACCTCCT GGAGCCGACGGTCAGCCCGGTACGaagggagagcagggagagtCCGGACAGAAGGGAGACGCCGGTGCTCCTGGACCCCAGGGACCATCCGGCGCCCCAGGACCTGCA gGTCCTACAGGAGTTTCTGGGCCTAAAGGCGCTCGCGGTGCACAGGGACCTTCT GGTGCCACCGGTTTCCCTGGAGCTGCGGGCCGAGTCGGACCGCCCGGTCCCAAT GGTAACCCCGGACCTGCAGGTCCTGCTGGCCCCCCCGGTAAAGATGGACCTAAGGGTGTGAGGGGAGATGGCGGACCCCCGGGCAGACAGGGTGACGCTGGACTGCGAGGCCCCGCCGGAGCTTCCGGAGAGAAAGGAGACGCCGGAGAGGATGGTCCACCT ggTCCTCCCGGACCatcaggtcctgcagggttGGCTGGTCAGCGCGGTATCGTCGGTCTACCCGGACAGCGTGGTGAGAGAGGCTTCCCCGGCCTGCCTGGACCTTCT GGTGAGCCCGGTAAGCAGGGGAGTCCCGGAGGCAGCGGAGACCGAGGACCCCCCGGACCTGTAGGACCACCTGGACTCACGGGACCCGCAGGAGAGCCTGGCAGAGAG GGCAACCCTGGATCCGACGGACCTCCTGGGAGAGACGGTGCGACTGGAGTCAAG GGGGATCGCGGTAACACCGGCCCGGCTGGTGCCCCTGGTGCTCCTGGTGCTCCTGGTGCGTCCGGCCCTGTTGGTCCTACCGGCAAGcaaggagacagaggagagccT GGTGCAcagggacctgctggacctccaggacctgctggagccAGAGGAATGCCT GGACCACAAGGACCCCGTGGTGACAAGGGTGAGGCAGGAGAGGCGGGCGAGCGAGGACAGAAGGGACACCGAGGCTTCACCGGTCTGCAGGGTCTCCCCGGACCGCCC GGTCAAGCTGGAGACCAGGGAGCcactggacctgcaggacctgcCGGACAGCGC ggaccacctggacctgttGGCCCTGCTGGAAAGGACGGATCCAACGGTCTGCCGGGGCCCATCGGACCGCCTGGACCACGAGGACGCTCTGGAGAGACCGGTCCTTCT GGTCCTCCCGGAAACCCCGGACCCCCCGGACCCCCAGGTCCCCCCGGCCCCGGCATCGACATGTCTGCCTTCGCCGGTCTGGGTCAGACTGAGAAGTCCCCCGATCCTCTCAGGTACATGAGGGCCGACCAGGCCGCCGGAAACCTCCGCCAGCACGACGCCGAGGTGGACGCCACGCTCAAGTCCCTCAACAACCAGATCGAGAACATCCGCAGCCCGGAGGGATCCAAGAAGAACCCCGCTCGCACATGCAGGGACCTGAAGCTGTGCCACCCCGACTGGAAGAGCG GAGAGTACTGGATTGATCCCAATCAGGGCTGCACAGTCGACGCCATCAAGGTCTTCTGCAACATGGAGACCGGCGAGTCCTGCGTCCAGCCCAAACCGTCCGGCATCCCTCGCAAGAACTGGTGGTCCAGCAAGAGCAAGGACCGCAAGCACATCTGGTTCGGAGAAACCATGAATGGAGGATTCCAC TTCAGCTACGGTGACGACAGCCTGGCGCCCAACACCGCCGCCATCCAGATGACCTTCCTGAGACTCCTGTCCACCGAGGCGTCCCAGAACCTCACCTACCACTGCAAGAACAGCGTGGCCTACATGGACGCCTCGACGGGCAACCTGAAGAAGGccgtgctgctgcagggctCCAACGACGTGGAGATCAGAGCCGAGGGCAACAGCCGCTTCACTTACAGCGTGATGGAAGACGGCTGCACG AAACACACGGGACACTGGGGCAAGACGGTGATGGAGTACCGATCGCAGAAGACCTCCCGCCTGCCCATCGTGGACATTGCCCCCATGGATATTGGCGGAGCAGATCAGGAGTTTGGCGTGGATGTCGGGCCAGTCTGCTTCTTGTAA